One genomic window of Coffea eugenioides isolate CCC68of chromosome 1, Ceug_1.0, whole genome shotgun sequence includes the following:
- the LOC113777443 gene encoding protein trichome birefringence-like 10 isoform X1, whose product MCKGAEAPGPEGFPKTSPLDFFKKFRRLKPPALELTSPGAFGCLFFSFCLIFCILLLDYRTANRGFGLHGHSLLRTWFGLNSSFSSSSAEPGDLGNGKVNFLEAGGSGCDIFDGNWMWDESYPLYQSEDCKFLDPGFRCSENGRPDKFYTKWRWQPKDCYLPRFDAKRMLENLRNRRLAFVGDSIGRNQWESLLCMLSSAVSDKTSIYEVNGNSITKHSGSLSFKFGDFNCSIEYYRAPFLVVQGRAPAGAPVNVKMTIKLDQMDWSSSNWKDADVLVFNSGHWWNYEKTIRGGCYFQEGAEVEMDMSVQSAFHRSIQTLVDWIRREVNLKKTHVFFRSYAPVHFRGGDWKTGGSCHLETLPELVSSRVPSETSVEVRTTTDVFVNLIKKSELQNVELLNVSRMTSQRKDGHSSLYYLGPKAGPAPLHRQDCSHWCLPGVPDSWNELLYAALLRKELTDAQNSAQHLHPPPL is encoded by the exons ATGTGTAAAGGAGCGGAAGCACCGGGACCTGAAGGCTTCCCCAAAACGTCCCCCTTGGatttcttcaagaaattcaGGCGCTTGAAGCCCCCCGCTCTTGAGCTCACTTCTCCTGGTGCTTTTGGCTGTTTATTCTTCagcttttgtttgattttttgtattCTTTTACTGGATTACAGAACGGCCAACAGGGGTTTCGGCTTGCATGGCCACAGTTTACTTCGCACTTGGTTTGGTCTCAATAGTTCCTTTTCTTCATCGTCAGCAGAACCCGGGGATTTAGGAAATGGGAAAGTGAATTTCCTCGAAGCTGGAGGTAGTGGATGTGATATCTTCGATGGTAATTGGATGTGGGACGAGAGTTATCCTCTCTATCAATCAGAAGATTGTAAGTTTTTGGATCCCGGATTTCGGTGCTCTGAGAATGGCAGGCCTGATAAATTCTATACTAAGTGGCGATGGCAGCCCAAAGATTGCTACTTGCCCAG GTTTGATGCAAAAAGGATGTTGGAAAATTTGAGGAACAGACGCCTTGCATTTGTTGGGGACTCAATTGGAAGAAACCAATGGGAATCCCTTCTTTGTATGTTGTCTTCTGCAGTCTCCGATAAGACCTCAATATATGAAGTTAATGGGAATTCAATCACAAAGCACTCAGGTTCCCTAAGCTTCAAGTTCGGGGATTTCAACTGTTCTATTGAGTACTATAGAGCTCCCTTTCTAGTAGTGCAGGGTCGTGCACCTGCTGGAGCTCCAGTAAACGTCAAGATGACTATAAAACTAGATCAAATGGATTGGAGCTCTTCCAACTGGAAAGATGCAGATGTGCTAGTTTTCAACAGTGGGCACTGGTGGAATTATGAGAAAACTATTAGAGG GGGTTGTTACTTCCAAGAAGGAGCAGAAGTTGAGATGGATATGAGCGTACAGAGTGCATTTCACAGGTCAATTCAGACACTGGTTGATTGGATAAGGCGTGAGGTCAATCTAAAGAAGACACACGTATTTTTCCGCAGCTATGCTCCTGTACATTTCAG AGGTGGGGACTGGAAGACTGGTGGTAGCTGTCATCTGGAGACACTGCCTGAATTGGTTTCATCACGAGTGCCATCTGAAACATCAGTTGAAGTAAGAACAACAACTGATGTGTTTGTGAATCTCATAAAGAAGTCTGAATTGCAGAATGTAGAACTACTGAATGTGTCACGAATGACGTCTCAGAGGAAAGATGGTCACTCATCTTTGTATTATTTAGGGCCCAAGGCCGGACCAGCTCCTCTCCATCGGCAAGACTGTAGCCACTGGTGCCTGCCTGGTGTTCCTGATTCATGGAACGAACTTCTCTATGCTGCGTTACTCAGAAAGGAATTAACTGATGCACAAAATTCAGCACAACATTTGCATCCACCTCCGCTCTAG
- the LOC113773688 gene encoding aluminum-activated malate transporter 8-like, with protein sequence MRKVIHSVKVGIALVLVSLLYLLDPLFTEVGENAMWAIMTVVVVFEFSAGATLSKGINRAIGTILGGGLGCLAAMLADEFGGIGNAIVVGASVFIVGAAATYSRLVPRIKRRYDYGVLIFILTFNLVAVSGVRADKVIRLAKQRLSTIGMGFAVCIFTNLLIFPIWAGDELHRSTAAKFDKLARCLEGCLEEEPNNKAENLGAKVKDCKSVFHSKSTDESLANFAKWEPWHGKFGLSHPWDKYLEIGEVLRELAALILSLGVCVQSSRQAAANQRRAIREPCEIIGLSLAWILRELGESIFNMTRCRAKALIAPKLEFIKQELSRLGSSLQIKGLEKDENLAMATLTFLLMQISENVEVIAQEVEKLGQLAYFRTKNPDV encoded by the exons ATGAGAAAAGTGATTCACAGTGTCAAGGTGGGGATTGCCTTGGTATTGGTCTCGCTGCTGTATCTGCTGGATCCGCTGTTCACTGAAGTTGGAGAAAATGCAATGTGGGCTATCATGACCGTCGTGGTTGTCTTCGAGTTCTCTGCAG GAGCTACGCTAAGCAAAGGCATAAACCGTGCAATCGGTACCATATTAGGCGGTGGATTGGGGTGCTTGGCTGCAATGTTGGCTGACGAGTTCGGAGGGATCGGCAACGCAATCGTTGTTGGCGCTTCGGTTTTTATCGTCG GAGCGGCCGCAACGTATTCGAGGTTGGTTCCAAGAATTAAAAGGAGATATGACTATGGCGTCTTGATCTTCATCCTCACCTTCAATCTGGTAGCTGTGTCGGGGGTACGGGCCGACAAAGTGATCAGGTTAGCCAAGCAGCGTCTGTCAACCATTGGCATGGGTTTTGCTGTCTGCATTTTCACCAACTTGCTTATTTTTCCAATTTGGGCTGGTGATGAGCTTCATCGTTCTACAGCAGCTAAATTCGACAAACTCGCACGTTGCCTTGAAg GATGTTTGGAGGAGGAACCCAACAACAAAGCAGAAAATCTGGGCGCCAAGGTCAAGGACTGCAAGTCAGTGTTCCACTCCAAGTCCACCGATGAATCACTG GCCAATTTTGCTAAATGGGAGCCCTGGCATGGGAAATTTGGATTGTCTCATCCATGGGACAAGTATCTGGAGATTGGAGAGGTCCTGAGGGAGCTCGCCGCCTTAATCCTTTCGCTCGGAGTGTGCGTTCAGTCATCCAGACAG GCTGCAGCAAACCAAAGACGCGCAATCAGAGAACCGTGCGAAATCATAGGGTTGTCTCTTGCATGGATATTGAGAGAGCTGGGTGAGAGCATCTTCAACATGACAAGGTGCCGAGCCAAGGCTTTGATAGCACCAAAGCTGGAGTTCATTAAACAAGAACTAAGCCGGTTGGGCTCTTCTCTACAAATCAAAGGACTAGAAAAAGATGAAAATCTTGCGATGGCAACCCTCACTTTCCTCTTAATGCAGATTTCAGAAAATGTGGAAGTAATAGCGCAAGAGGTGGAAAAACTGGGACAGCTTGCTTATTTTAGGACCAAGAACCCAGATGTTTAA
- the LOC113777443 gene encoding protein trichome birefringence-like 11 isoform X2, which produces MCKGAEAPGPEGFPKTSPLDFFKKFRRLKPPALELTSPGAFGCLFFSFCLIFCILLLDYRTANRGFGLHGHSLLRTWFGLNSSFSSSSAEPGDLGNGKVNFLEAGGSGCDIFDGNWMWDESYPLYQSEDCKFLDPGFRCSENGRPDKFYTKWRWQPKDCYLPRFDAKRMLENLRNRRLAFVGDSIGRNQWESLLCMLSSAVSDKTSIYEVNGNSITKHSGSLSFKFGDFNCSIEYYRAPFLVVQGRAPAGAPVNVKMTIKLDQMDWSSSNWKDADVLVFNSGHWWNYEKTIRGGCYFQEGAEVEMDMSVQSAFHRSIQTLVDWIRREVNLKKTHVFFRSYAPVHFRGGDWKTGGSCHLETLPELVSSRVPSETSVEGPRPDQLLSIGKTVATGACLVFLIHGTNFSMLRYSERN; this is translated from the exons ATGTGTAAAGGAGCGGAAGCACCGGGACCTGAAGGCTTCCCCAAAACGTCCCCCTTGGatttcttcaagaaattcaGGCGCTTGAAGCCCCCCGCTCTTGAGCTCACTTCTCCTGGTGCTTTTGGCTGTTTATTCTTCagcttttgtttgattttttgtattCTTTTACTGGATTACAGAACGGCCAACAGGGGTTTCGGCTTGCATGGCCACAGTTTACTTCGCACTTGGTTTGGTCTCAATAGTTCCTTTTCTTCATCGTCAGCAGAACCCGGGGATTTAGGAAATGGGAAAGTGAATTTCCTCGAAGCTGGAGGTAGTGGATGTGATATCTTCGATGGTAATTGGATGTGGGACGAGAGTTATCCTCTCTATCAATCAGAAGATTGTAAGTTTTTGGATCCCGGATTTCGGTGCTCTGAGAATGGCAGGCCTGATAAATTCTATACTAAGTGGCGATGGCAGCCCAAAGATTGCTACTTGCCCAG GTTTGATGCAAAAAGGATGTTGGAAAATTTGAGGAACAGACGCCTTGCATTTGTTGGGGACTCAATTGGAAGAAACCAATGGGAATCCCTTCTTTGTATGTTGTCTTCTGCAGTCTCCGATAAGACCTCAATATATGAAGTTAATGGGAATTCAATCACAAAGCACTCAGGTTCCCTAAGCTTCAAGTTCGGGGATTTCAACTGTTCTATTGAGTACTATAGAGCTCCCTTTCTAGTAGTGCAGGGTCGTGCACCTGCTGGAGCTCCAGTAAACGTCAAGATGACTATAAAACTAGATCAAATGGATTGGAGCTCTTCCAACTGGAAAGATGCAGATGTGCTAGTTTTCAACAGTGGGCACTGGTGGAATTATGAGAAAACTATTAGAGG GGGTTGTTACTTCCAAGAAGGAGCAGAAGTTGAGATGGATATGAGCGTACAGAGTGCATTTCACAGGTCAATTCAGACACTGGTTGATTGGATAAGGCGTGAGGTCAATCTAAAGAAGACACACGTATTTTTCCGCAGCTATGCTCCTGTACATTTCAG AGGTGGGGACTGGAAGACTGGTGGTAGCTGTCATCTGGAGACACTGCCTGAATTGGTTTCATCACGAGTGCCATCTGAAACATCAGTTGAA GGCCCAAGGCCGGACCAGCTCCTCTCCATCGGCAAGACTGTAGCCACTGGTGCCTGCCTGGTGTTCCTGATTCATGGAACGAACTTCTCTATGCTGCGTTACTCAGAAAGGAATTAA